One genomic window of Brevundimonas vesicularis includes the following:
- the glpK gene encoding glycerol kinase GlpK, whose amino-acid sequence MSLILAIDQGTTSTRAIAFEIREQNLRPVAVSQIELAQHFPKSGWVEHDAAEIWAATLQTCREVVRKAGGVARFNAIGITNQRETAVIWDAATSEPLHRAIIWQDRRTADVTARLTAQGHEPRVQTMTGLILDPYFSATKFAWLLDAVPGSRERAAKGEVKLGTIDAWLIWKLTGGRVHATDATNASRTSLMDLRTVEWRDDLCDVFDIPREALPDIVPCAGVIGESDPALFGQPLPIAGSAGDQQAALVGHGALKAGDAKITYGTGAFLVANVGAEPVASTRRLLGTLGYQADGQTAYALEGSIFSAGSAIQWLRDGVGLISESRQSEAMAQTLRDNGGVYMVPGFTGLGAPWWEPEARGTIVGLTRDSGPAHFVRAALEALAYQTRDLLDALAADGAPPLKTLKVDGGVTANSFAMQFVSDICEVEVERPAFQEMTALGAARLAALGVGLLPDLEARPAEAPACWKPRMKADERERLLSGWRRAVKAAIIAASDRA is encoded by the coding sequence ATGAGCCTGATCCTCGCCATCGACCAGGGCACGACCTCGACCCGCGCCATCGCCTTCGAGATTCGGGAACAGAACCTCAGGCCCGTCGCGGTCAGCCAGATCGAGCTGGCCCAGCATTTCCCGAAGTCCGGCTGGGTCGAACATGACGCCGCCGAAATCTGGGCGGCGACGCTCCAGACCTGTCGAGAGGTAGTGCGCAAGGCCGGCGGCGTCGCCCGCTTCAACGCCATCGGCATCACCAATCAGCGGGAAACGGCCGTAATCTGGGATGCAGCGACCAGCGAGCCGCTGCATCGCGCCATCATCTGGCAGGATCGCCGTACTGCCGACGTCACCGCACGCCTGACCGCCCAAGGCCACGAGCCTCGGGTCCAGACCATGACCGGCCTGATCCTCGATCCCTATTTCTCGGCGACCAAGTTCGCTTGGCTCCTGGACGCTGTGCCCGGATCGCGCGAGCGGGCGGCGAAGGGCGAGGTCAAGCTGGGCACGATCGACGCCTGGCTGATCTGGAAGCTCACTGGCGGCCGGGTCCACGCCACCGATGCGACCAATGCTTCACGCACGTCGTTGATGGATCTGAGGACGGTCGAATGGCGTGACGACCTGTGCGATGTGTTCGACATCCCGCGCGAAGCCCTGCCTGACATCGTCCCCTGCGCGGGTGTGATCGGCGAGAGCGATCCGGCGCTGTTTGGCCAGCCTCTGCCCATCGCCGGATCGGCCGGAGACCAGCAGGCAGCCCTTGTCGGGCACGGGGCGCTGAAGGCCGGGGACGCCAAGATCACCTATGGCACCGGCGCCTTTCTGGTCGCCAATGTCGGCGCGGAGCCGGTGGCCTCGACACGGCGTCTGTTGGGCACGCTCGGCTATCAGGCCGACGGCCAGACCGCCTATGCGCTGGAGGGGTCGATCTTCTCGGCCGGCTCGGCGATCCAGTGGCTGAGAGACGGGGTCGGGCTGATCTCGGAGTCGCGTCAGTCGGAGGCGATGGCGCAGACGCTCAGGGACAACGGCGGGGTCTATATGGTCCCGGGCTTCACCGGTCTGGGCGCGCCATGGTGGGAACCGGAAGCGAGGGGGACCATCGTCGGGCTGACACGGGATTCCGGTCCGGCCCATTTCGTCCGCGCCGCGCTGGAAGCCCTGGCCTATCAGACGCGCGATCTGCTCGACGCCCTGGCCGCCGACGGCGCCCCGCCTCTGAAGACGCTGAAGGTGGACGGCGGCGTCACCGCCAACAGTTTCGCCATGCAGTTCGTTTCCGACATCTGCGAAGTCGAGGTGGAGCGTCCGGCCTTCCAGGAGATGACGGCCCTGGGCGCCGCGCGCCTGGCGGCCCTGGGCGTCGGCCTTTTGCCGGACTTGGAGGCGCGCCCGGCCGAGGCGCCCGCCTGCTGGAAACCGCGCATGAAGGCGGACGAGCGCGAGCGTCTGCTTTCCGGCTGGCGTCGCGCGGTGAAGGCCGCCATCATCGCCGCGTCGGACCGGGCGTGA
- a CDS encoding non-reducing end alpha-L-arabinofuranosidase family hydrolase codes for MLRNNRRWTRPIIAALACVFVVHFNPTTAQSVEDAASPPRFHWRSSAQLIAPRAGDGNGYSALKDPTIVYVDDEYHVFMTSVGAEGWHMAYTHFTDWSQASTAPIVDLKQSGIGPGYRAAPQVFYFAPQKLWYMVYQSGPPVYSTTATIGDPLSWSGPKPFFDQAPDIIKAATGQEAWLDFWVICDDVSCYLFNTDDHGNLFRSRTSLQQFPAGFSDTRRMMTGPRDDVFEASMHYRLAGTNTYLTLVEAIGPQGRYFRAWTSDRLDGDWRLLAGSPSRSFAGSDNVVFDGEAWSQGVSHGELVRSGYDQTLTLDPCQPLQFLYQGLEPHAADTAYIDLPYRLGLLTATGPNPISALCPSATKGNALPPSP; via the coding sequence ATGCTAAGGAACAACCGTCGATGGACACGGCCGATCATTGCCGCATTGGCCTGCGTGTTTGTCGTCCATTTCAATCCAACGACGGCGCAGTCCGTGGAAGACGCGGCGTCGCCTCCACGATTCCACTGGCGCTCTTCGGCCCAACTCATCGCCCCAAGGGCCGGTGACGGGAACGGATATTCGGCCCTGAAGGACCCCACGATCGTCTATGTGGATGACGAGTATCATGTCTTCATGACCTCAGTCGGTGCCGAGGGCTGGCACATGGCCTATACCCATTTCACAGACTGGTCGCAGGCATCGACCGCCCCCATCGTCGATCTGAAGCAGTCGGGTATCGGGCCCGGTTACAGAGCCGCCCCGCAGGTGTTCTACTTCGCGCCGCAGAAGCTCTGGTACATGGTCTATCAGAGCGGGCCGCCCGTCTATTCGACGACCGCGACGATTGGCGACCCACTATCCTGGAGCGGGCCGAAACCGTTCTTCGATCAGGCCCCGGACATCATTAAGGCCGCCACGGGCCAGGAGGCCTGGCTCGATTTCTGGGTCATATGCGATGACGTGTCCTGCTATCTGTTCAACACCGACGACCATGGAAATCTGTTCCGGTCGCGAACCTCGCTCCAGCAATTTCCGGCCGGCTTCTCCGACACACGCCGCATGATGACAGGGCCGCGAGACGACGTCTTCGAAGCCAGCATGCACTATCGACTGGCCGGCACGAACACCTACCTGACCCTGGTCGAGGCCATTGGACCGCAGGGCCGCTATTTCCGCGCCTGGACCAGCGACCGCCTAGATGGCGACTGGCGTCTGCTGGCCGGCAGTCCATCGCGTTCCTTCGCCGGATCGGACAACGTCGTCTTCGATGGAGAGGCCTGGTCTCAGGGCGTATCGCATGGCGAGTTGGTTCGCAGCGGCTATGATCAGACCCTGACGCTAGATCCCTGCCAGCCGCTTCAGTTCCTTTATCAAGGCCTGGAGCCGCATGCGGCGGACACGGCCTATATCGACCTGCCCTATCGCCTGGGCCTGCTGACGGCGACAGGGCCCAATCCGATCAGCGCCCTATGCCCCTCGGCGACGAAAGGCAACGCCTTGCCGCCTAGTCCCTGA
- the dapF gene encoding diaminopimelate epimerase, whose protein sequence is MTRPFVKMNGAGNDFVVVNALEQPFAPGEDQIRALGDRQTGEGFDQLIAIEPSDTADAFMRVWNADGSMVETCGNALRCVGWLLMQANASDRVVIDTAAGPTAATRAGDHRVTVDMGRPRLDWTQVPLAEEMDTRRIELQVGPIDAPILHTPGAVSMGNPHVVFFTDRQDDGFVTGSGSLVEHHPLFPQGVNVGFANVLDRDHIRLRVWERGAGLTKACGTGACAALVATARRGLTERKATVVVDGGELIIDWDAATDHVLMTGPVEIERTGVLSI, encoded by the coding sequence ATGACCCGTCCTTTCGTCAAGATGAACGGCGCCGGCAATGACTTCGTCGTCGTCAATGCGCTGGAACAGCCGTTCGCTCCCGGCGAGGACCAGATTCGTGCGCTGGGAGACCGCCAGACGGGCGAGGGGTTCGACCAACTGATCGCCATCGAACCGTCAGACACGGCCGACGCCTTCATGCGGGTGTGGAACGCCGATGGATCGATGGTCGAGACCTGCGGCAACGCCCTGCGCTGCGTCGGTTGGCTGTTGATGCAGGCCAACGCCTCGGACCGCGTCGTCATCGATACGGCGGCCGGCCCGACCGCCGCCACCCGAGCGGGCGACCACCGCGTGACCGTGGACATGGGCAGGCCCCGCCTGGACTGGACCCAGGTTCCGCTGGCCGAAGAGATGGACACCCGCAGGATCGAGCTTCAGGTCGGGCCGATCGACGCGCCGATCCTGCATACGCCCGGCGCCGTCTCCATGGGCAATCCGCACGTGGTCTTCTTCACCGACCGCCAGGACGACGGCTTCGTCACGGGGTCCGGCTCTCTGGTCGAGCATCACCCGCTGTTCCCGCAAGGGGTCAATGTCGGCTTCGCCAATGTGCTGGACCGGGACCACATCCGCCTGCGGGTCTGGGAACGGGGGGCCGGCCTGACCAAGGCCTGCGGCACCGGCGCCTGCGCCGCCCTGGTCGCCACCGCGCGGCGCGGCCTGACCGAACGTAAGGCGACGGTCGTCGTCGATGGCGGCGAACTGATCATCGACTGGGATGCCGCGACCGATCACGTCCTGATGACCGGACCGGTCGAGATCGAACGGACGGGCGTGCTGTCGATCTGA
- a CDS encoding DUF1223 domain-containing protein produces MNTKGWIIAGTVMAGALAAVASAAQPAAGRPPLAPRHATANGPPVVVELFTAQGCGGCIEANAAVEKAAAQPGVIALTYGVDYWDYLGWTDTFARPEFVQRQRAYRAALRQRGVSTPQVVIDGRRQVSGARSVELETAIGQEAVRQAWPPEIEFRENGAGVGVGSGRAPVGGAEVVAVTYTPGPQVVEVRQGENRGQAVRHMNVVRGVTRLGEWRGRPMLYALPSARPGEAVAVLVQGKTDKRILGAAVRD; encoded by the coding sequence ATGAACACCAAGGGTTGGATCATCGCGGGCACGGTCATGGCGGGCGCCCTTGCAGCCGTCGCCTCGGCAGCCCAGCCGGCGGCGGGGCGTCCGCCGCTTGCGCCGCGCCACGCGACGGCCAACGGCCCGCCGGTGGTCGTCGAACTGTTCACCGCCCAGGGCTGTGGCGGCTGCATCGAGGCCAATGCGGCGGTGGAGAAGGCGGCGGCCCAGCCCGGCGTCATCGCCCTCACCTACGGCGTCGACTACTGGGATTACCTCGGCTGGACCGACACCTTCGCCCGGCCCGAGTTCGTTCAGCGCCAGCGCGCCTATCGCGCCGCCCTGCGTCAGCGCGGCGTCTCGACGCCGCAGGTCGTGATCGACGGCCGACGTCAGGTGTCGGGCGCCCGCAGCGTCGAGCTCGAAACCGCCATCGGTCAGGAGGCGGTGCGTCAGGCCTGGCCGCCGGAGATCGAGTTCCGCGAGAACGGAGCCGGCGTCGGCGTCGGTTCCGGCCGCGCGCCGGTCGGCGGCGCCGAGGTGGTGGCGGTGACCTATACGCCCGGTCCTCAGGTGGTCGAGGTCCGTCAGGGCGAGAACAGAGGTCAGGCCGTGCGACACATGAACGTCGTGCGCGGCGTGACGCGCCTGGGCGAATGGCGCGGCCGCCCGATGCTCTACGCGCTGCCGTCCGCCCGCCCCGGCGAGGCCGTGGCGGTGCTGGTGCAAGGCAAGACGGACAAGCGCATCTTGGGCGCCGCCGTCAGGGACTAG
- a CDS encoding prolyl oligopeptidase family serine peptidase, protein MIRASAVALATLLASTSLTSVSMAQTPTSSPAPTSGGFAVSDATDPYLWLEEVEGERAMEWVKAHNERTFAVLQGDPRYETLHQQALEIVQAQDRIPSPGFTHDGHIDNFWQDAQHVRGLWRRTTLDSYRTATPEWQTILDIDALAAAEGQNWVYKGSTCLQPDERYCLISLSNGGKDAVTLREFDTVERKFVDGGITLPESKGGASWIDKDTLLISRDFGPGTLTNSGYPMVVKRMKRGQTPDQAETLFTGQPTDVSVSGYTLRDADGVVKAMLINRSVDFYSSETWRLGDDGALTQLQLPAKSDITGLVQGQLLVSLKQDWTAPSGQDFKTGDLIAWPLEAWLADQATPAQLVLRPTERQAIEGVNVTRNRLVVALYENVRGSVRVYTPGQGEWAHTTLDLPQNVSVGVGSASEKDDKVFVSVTGYLNPSSLWLADAATGAVDQVKSMPAKFDAAGMTVDQHEARSADGTMIPYFVVHKADMPLDGSNPTLLYGYGGFESSLLPGYSATVGKLWLERGAVYVIANTRGGGEFGPRWHEAALQQNRQRAHEDFQAVALDLIARDITSQPKLGIMGGSQGGLFMGAMLTQRPDLINAAVIQVPLFDMLRFHKLLAGASWIGEYGNPDIPEQRAWIEQYSPYQNLRAGQPYPEVFIHTSTKDDRVHPGHARKAAARLEELGYPVLFYENVDGGHAAGANLRETARRLALEYTYLSRRLMDTPAQE, encoded by the coding sequence ATGATCCGTGCTTCCGCCGTCGCGCTTGCGACGCTTCTCGCCTCCACCAGCCTGACCTCGGTATCCATGGCCCAGACCCCCACCTCCTCACCCGCTCCGACCTCCGGCGGCTTCGCTGTCAGCGATGCGACCGATCCCTATCTGTGGCTCGAAGAGGTCGAGGGCGAGCGGGCGATGGAGTGGGTCAAGGCCCACAACGAACGCACCTTCGCCGTGCTGCAGGGCGATCCCCGCTACGAGACCCTGCATCAGCAGGCGCTGGAGATCGTTCAGGCCCAGGACCGCATCCCCTCGCCCGGCTTCACTCACGACGGCCATATCGACAACTTCTGGCAGGACGCCCAGCATGTGCGCGGGCTGTGGCGCCGCACGACGCTGGACAGCTATCGCACCGCCACGCCCGAGTGGCAGACCATCCTCGACATCGACGCCCTGGCGGCGGCCGAGGGCCAGAACTGGGTCTACAAGGGCTCGACCTGCCTTCAGCCCGACGAGCGCTACTGCCTGATCAGCCTGTCGAACGGCGGTAAGGACGCGGTGACCCTGCGCGAGTTCGACACGGTCGAGCGCAAGTTCGTCGACGGCGGCATCACCCTGCCGGAATCCAAGGGCGGCGCATCCTGGATCGACAAGGACACCCTGCTGATCTCGCGCGACTTCGGTCCCGGCACCCTGACCAACTCGGGCTATCCGATGGTGGTCAAGCGGATGAAGCGCGGCCAGACGCCCGACCAGGCCGAGACCCTGTTCACCGGCCAGCCGACCGACGTCTCGGTGTCCGGCTATACGCTGCGCGACGCCGACGGGGTGGTGAAGGCGATGCTGATCAACCGTTCGGTGGACTTCTATTCGTCCGAGACCTGGCGCCTGGGCGACGACGGCGCCCTGACCCAGCTTCAGCTGCCGGCCAAGTCCGACATCACCGGCCTAGTCCAGGGCCAGCTTCTGGTGTCGCTGAAACAGGACTGGACCGCGCCGTCGGGTCAGGATTTCAAGACCGGCGACCTGATCGCCTGGCCGTTGGAGGCCTGGCTGGCCGATCAGGCGACCCCGGCCCAGCTGGTGCTGCGTCCAACCGAGCGTCAGGCCATTGAGGGCGTCAACGTCACGCGCAACAGGCTGGTCGTGGCCCTGTACGAAAATGTGCGCGGTTCGGTGCGGGTTTACACCCCCGGTCAGGGCGAATGGGCGCACACGACGCTGGACCTGCCCCAGAACGTCTCTGTCGGCGTCGGTTCGGCCTCGGAGAAGGACGACAAGGTCTTTGTCAGCGTCACCGGCTATCTAAACCCCTCCAGCCTGTGGCTGGCGGATGCCGCGACTGGCGCGGTCGATCAGGTCAAGTCGATGCCGGCCAAGTTCGACGCCGCCGGCATGACGGTCGATCAGCACGAGGCCCGCTCGGCCGACGGGACCATGATCCCCTATTTCGTGGTGCATAAGGCGGACATGCCGCTGGACGGCTCCAACCCCACGCTTCTGTACGGCTACGGCGGGTTCGAAAGCTCGCTGCTGCCGGGCTATTCGGCGACGGTCGGCAAGCTGTGGCTGGAGCGGGGCGCCGTTTACGTCATCGCCAATACGCGCGGCGGCGGCGAGTTCGGACCGCGCTGGCACGAGGCGGCCTTGCAACAGAACCGCCAGCGCGCGCACGAGGATTTCCAGGCCGTGGCTCTGGACCTGATCGCCCGCGACATCACCAGTCAGCCCAAGCTGGGCATCATGGGCGGCTCGCAGGGCGGGCTGTTCATGGGCGCAATGCTGACCCAGCGTCCGGACCTGATCAACGCCGCCGTTATTCAGGTACCGCTGTTCGACATGCTGCGCTTCCACAAGCTTCTCGCCGGCGCCTCGTGGATCGGCGAATACGGCAACCCCGACATCCCCGAGCAGCGTGCCTGGATCGAGCAATACTCGCCCTATCAGAACCTGCGCGCGGGCCAGCCCTATCCAGAAGTCTTTATCCATACCTCGACCAAGGACGACCGCGTCCATCCGGGCCATGCGCGCAAGGCGGCGGCGCGTCTGGAAGAGCTGGGCTATCCGGTGCTGTTCTACGAGAACGTCGATGGCGGCCACGCAGCGGGCGCCAATCTGCGCGAGACCGCGCGTCGTCTGGCGCTGGAATACACCTATCTGTCGCGCCGCCTGATGGACACGCCGGCGCAGGAATAG
- a CDS encoding prolyl oligopeptidase family serine peptidase, giving the protein MRHLILSAAIPALLMGAPPVLAQTSTAAAQDKPVCYDCSGPDGAALTTQLPPPHFPHDLTPAGVAAADDHLALEQVDGAEAMAFVAEENRKSLAVLTGDPRYETFRAEAQAILTATDRIPSPSFLGDGIGNFWQDATNPKGVWRRTTLASYRTATPQWETLLDIDALSKAEGKDWVFKGADCLAPDDTRCLINLSDGGKDAVVVREFDLTTGRFVDGGFNLPEGKHRIEWLDRDTLLVATDFGAGAMTESGYPFIVKTLKRGQTLAQATEVYRGEQGDGGYGVSPAVYRDRDGKVTAVIITRPLDTFRSETWMMAHDGSTQKLALPDRVSVFGAQGDLLIVSNDEAWTFNGIDYKPGSLLSIPLNSLRADRDDLSISNQAYLIYEPAARQSLGDVRVLDRQVVASLSDNVAGRLAVFENRGEFGWRRQDVAVPQNIAVGLGDSSKSKGEVFVSTQGFLTPPTLSLTSVGSTALTELKAAPAKFDTSTHVVEQFEATSTDGTKIPYFVTRPRDMKLDGSNPTVMLGYGGFQVSLNPAYKPEMGKLWLERGGVFVQANIRGGGEFGPDWHQAALDGDRQKAFDDFAAVARDLEQRGITSPRRLGIYGRSNGGVLTSVSITQHPELFNAAVIESPLVDMLRYHELPAGASWIGEYGDPRIPEEAAWIAKYSAYQQLRPGQPYPRVYLTTNTRDDRVHPGHARKFAARLGDMGYDHLYYEDTAGGHSNDADPVANARRWARHYVYLSQQLMD; this is encoded by the coding sequence ATGCGTCACCTGATCCTGTCCGCCGCCATCCCGGCCCTTCTGATGGGGGCGCCGCCCGTGCTCGCACAGACGTCGACTGCTGCGGCGCAAGACAAGCCGGTCTGTTATGACTGTTCTGGGCCAGATGGCGCAGCGTTGACGACGCAACTCCCCCCTCCTCACTTCCCGCACGACCTGACCCCGGCGGGCGTCGCGGCGGCGGACGATCATCTGGCTCTGGAGCAGGTGGACGGGGCCGAGGCCATGGCCTTCGTCGCCGAGGAGAACCGCAAGTCCCTCGCCGTCCTGACCGGCGACCCGCGCTACGAAACCTTCCGCGCCGAGGCTCAGGCGATCCTGACTGCGACCGATCGCATCCCCAGCCCGTCCTTCCTGGGCGACGGCATCGGCAACTTCTGGCAGGACGCGACCAATCCCAAGGGCGTCTGGCGTCGCACGACGCTGGCCAGCTACCGGACCGCAACGCCGCAATGGGAGACGCTGCTGGACATCGACGCCCTGTCCAAGGCGGAGGGCAAGGACTGGGTGTTCAAGGGCGCTGACTGCCTGGCGCCGGACGACACGCGCTGCCTGATCAATCTGTCCGACGGCGGCAAGGACGCGGTGGTCGTGCGCGAGTTCGACCTGACGACCGGGCGCTTTGTGGATGGCGGTTTTAACCTGCCCGAGGGCAAGCACCGCATCGAATGGCTGGATCGCGACACCCTGCTGGTCGCCACCGATTTCGGCGCGGGCGCCATGACGGAGTCCGGCTATCCCTTCATCGTCAAGACGCTGAAGCGCGGTCAGACCCTGGCCCAGGCGACCGAGGTCTATCGCGGCGAACAGGGCGACGGCGGCTATGGCGTCAGCCCCGCCGTCTATCGCGACAGGGACGGCAAGGTGACGGCCGTCATCATCACGCGCCCGCTGGACACCTTCCGGTCCGAGACGTGGATGATGGCCCACGACGGTTCCACCCAAAAGCTGGCCTTGCCGGATCGGGTCAGCGTCTTCGGCGCGCAGGGAGACCTGTTGATCGTCTCCAACGACGAGGCCTGGACCTTCAACGGCATCGACTACAAGCCCGGTTCGCTGCTTTCGATCCCGCTGAACAGTCTGCGGGCCGACCGCGACGATCTGAGCATCAGCAATCAGGCCTACCTGATCTATGAACCGGCCGCGCGCCAATCTTTGGGTGACGTGCGAGTTCTGGATCGCCAGGTCGTCGCGTCTCTGTCCGACAATGTGGCCGGGCGGTTGGCGGTCTTCGAGAACAGGGGCGAGTTCGGCTGGCGGCGTCAGGACGTCGCCGTGCCCCAGAACATCGCCGTCGGTCTGGGCGATTCCTCCAAGTCGAAGGGCGAGGTCTTCGTCTCGACCCAGGGATTCCTGACGCCCCCGACTTTGAGCCTGACTTCAGTCGGTTCGACCGCACTGACCGAACTGAAGGCCGCCCCGGCCAAGTTCGACACCTCGACCCATGTGGTGGAGCAGTTCGAGGCGACCTCGACCGACGGGACGAAAATCCCCTATTTCGTCACCCGGCCGCGCGACATGAAGCTGGACGGCTCGAACCCGACCGTCATGCTGGGCTACGGCGGCTTCCAGGTCAGTCTGAACCCGGCCTACAAGCCCGAGATGGGCAAGCTGTGGCTGGAGCGGGGCGGGGTCTTCGTCCAGGCCAACATCCGCGGCGGGGGCGAGTTCGGGCCCGACTGGCACCAGGCGGCCTTGGACGGCGATCGTCAGAAGGCCTTTGACGACTTCGCCGCCGTGGCGCGCGATCTGGAACAGCGCGGGATCACCAGCCCGCGTCGCCTGGGCATCTATGGCCGCTCGAACGGCGGGGTCCTGACCTCGGTGTCGATCACCCAGCACCCCGAACTGTTCAATGCGGCGGTGATCGAAAGCCCGCTGGTGGACATGCTGCGCTATCACGAATTGCCGGCCGGGGCGTCGTGGATCGGCGAATACGGCGACCCGCGCATCCCCGAAGAAGCCGCGTGGATCGCGAAATATTCCGCCTATCAGCAGCTCCGTCCGGGCCAACCCTATCCCCGCGTCTATCTGACCACCAACACGCGCGACGACCGGGTCCACCCCGGCCATGCGCGCAAGTTCGCCGCGCGCCTGGGCGATATGGGCTATGACCACCTCTATTATGAGGACACGGCCGGCGGCCACTCCAACGACGCCGACCCGGTCGCCAACGCCCGTCGCTGGGCCCGCCACTATGTCTATCTGTCGCAACAGCTGATGGATTGA
- a CDS encoding phosphotransferase family protein, producing MTDAAPLDAQSAFSGTREVDPRYRLDEAALDAWMRAHVSGYGGPLTVRQFKGGQSNPTYELVTPTHAYVLRRKPPGVLLPSAHAVDREFQIISALAAQGFPVAKPHALCLDETVIGSIFYVMDKVEGRIFWDLKLPGLTPVERRAVYEAQTDTLARLHAFDPAAIGLGDYGKAGNYFARQVARWTKQYRASETEPVPVMDRLIAFLPESLPAEGPSRIVHGDFRLDNMILAPDRAEVRAVLDWELSTLGDPMADFSYLLIAWAIPASLRNGLAGADLEALGIPSVEETVERYAAATGMRPANLDWLYAYNLFRLAAICQGIAGRVRDGTAASAHAKTMAAQVGPLSDAAWGFAKQAGA from the coding sequence ATGACCGACGCCGCCCCGCTGGACGCCCAGAGCGCCTTCTCCGGCACGCGCGAGGTCGATCCGCGCTATCGCCTAGACGAGGCGGCGCTGGATGCCTGGATGCGCGCCCACGTCTCGGGATACGGCGGCCCGCTGACGGTGCGACAGTTCAAAGGCGGCCAGTCGAACCCGACCTATGAACTGGTGACGCCCACGCACGCCTATGTGCTGCGTCGCAAACCGCCCGGCGTCCTGCTGCCCAGCGCCCACGCCGTCGACCGCGAGTTTCAGATCATCTCGGCTCTGGCCGCGCAGGGCTTCCCCGTCGCCAAGCCGCATGCCCTATGCCTGGACGAAACCGTCATCGGCTCGATCTTCTATGTGATGGACAAGGTCGAGGGTCGGATCTTCTGGGATTTGAAGCTGCCCGGCCTGACGCCCGTGGAGCGGCGCGCCGTATATGAAGCCCAGACGGACACGCTGGCCCGGCTGCACGCCTTCGATCCGGCCGCCATCGGCTTGGGCGACTACGGCAAGGCTGGAAACTATTTCGCGCGTCAGGTCGCTCGTTGGACCAAGCAGTACCGGGCGTCTGAGACCGAGCCGGTTCCGGTGATGGACCGGCTGATCGCCTTCCTGCCCGAAAGCCTCCCGGCCGAGGGACCCAGCCGCATCGTCCACGGCGACTTTCGTCTCGACAACATGATCCTGGCGCCGGACCGCGCAGAGGTTCGCGCCGTGCTGGATTGGGAGCTGTCGACCCTGGGCGATCCGATGGCCGACTTCTCCTATCTGCTGATCGCTTGGGCCATTCCGGCTTCGCTGCGCAACGGCCTCGCCGGCGCCGATCTGGAAGCCTTGGGCATCCCGTCCGTGGAGGAGACCGTGGAACGCTACGCCGCCGCGACAGGCATGCGGCCCGCCAACCTCGACTGGCTCTACGCCTACAATCTGTTCCGCCTGGCGGCCATCTGCCAAGGCATCGCCGGCCGCGTCCGCGACGGCACCGCCGCCAGCGCCCACGCCAAGACCATGGCCGCCCAGGTCGGTCCGCTCAGCGACGCGGCCTGGGGGTTTGCGAAGCAGGCGGGAGCCTAG
- a CDS encoding potassium channel family protein, whose translation MSQTETDPKDNGLRLRARLRYLYHGSQPPAVRFRLMVIVIDLAIIAFFLAAPILKNMGWAFYALDYFVAAILALDLAARAYAYANIKDWLKRPIVWVDLFVLATLLFPAWLFNLGFLRMLRLWTLLNSDFFWRTVGARFDDTRVEGIARALANLITFVFVATGFVYATFRGHDGIAGYVDALYFTVATLTTTGFGDVTLPGPWGRLLSIAVMLVGITLFLRLAQALIRPHKVHFPCDRCGLQNHDPDAVHCKACGNLLCIPDEG comes from the coding sequence GTGTCCCAGACCGAAACCGACCCCAAGGACAACGGCCTGCGACTGCGCGCCCGGCTGCGATACCTGTATCACGGCAGTCAGCCGCCGGCGGTGCGGTTCCGGTTGATGGTCATCGTCATCGATCTGGCGATCATCGCCTTTTTCTTGGCGGCGCCGATCCTGAAGAACATGGGCTGGGCCTTCTATGCGCTGGATTATTTCGTCGCGGCCATCCTGGCCCTGGACCTGGCCGCGCGGGCCTATGCCTATGCCAACATCAAGGACTGGCTGAAGCGGCCGATCGTCTGGGTCGATCTGTTCGTGCTGGCGACCCTGTTGTTTCCGGCCTGGCTGTTCAACCTCGGCTTCCTGCGGATGCTGCGCCTATGGACCCTACTGAACTCGGACTTCTTCTGGCGCACCGTGGGGGCGCGGTTCGATGATACGCGGGTCGAGGGGATCGCGCGGGCCCTGGCCAATCTGATCACCTTCGTCTTCGTGGCGACCGGCTTCGTCTACGCGACCTTCAGGGGGCACGACGGCATCGCCGGCTATGTGGATGCGCTGTATTTCACGGTGGCCACCCTGACGACGACCGGGTTTGGCGACGTCACCCTGCCCGGCCCGTGGGGGCGGTTGTTGTCCATCGCCGTCATGCTGGTCGGAATCACCCTGTTCCTGCGCCTGGCCCAGGCCCTGATCCGACCGCACAAGGTGCATTTCCCCTGCGATCGCTGCGGCCTGCAGAACCACGATCCCGACGCCGTCCACTGCAAGGCGTGCGGTAATCTGCTTTGCATTCCCGACGAGGGATGA